The nucleotide sequence GCTTTTGTAATGATGCCACTGTTTTGCATCCCCGATGGTCTCTGGTAATTGGCATCACGCATCAGAGCGCTCTGGAGCCTAGCCTGCATCTGTCATCAACTCCAAGTCATGCTGGGTGGTGGAATTCGTGTTGCTGTTACACAAAACTAACCAATCATTTGTGCTGATATGTGATTGCATCTAGTCTGATCCATTCTTCAAACTGCATTGCGATTTTCTCCACCCAGTGTGAAAATTGCTTTAGCCACGATTCTTAGAGTTTTAAAGAAGTgaggattcttgttttctttttaatgctTTCGATGTTACAATCAAACATCTTGTTCATATTAGAATGTACACTTGAGAAAAATTCTGTCATTTTGCCTTAACTCACCTTTCCCACCACACCTTTCCTTCAACTTCTCCATGGCTGCCTGCATTTTCTTGCCTTTTTaacctctgactttttctttttgctattGTTTGATTTAATGAAGCAAATCCAATTCCAAGATTGGAGTTTGTCTTGTGCTTTACATATGTTCGGATTCCATAAGGAGTGGGGCATGCCATGTGGCCTGCCACGTGGAGTGCACTTGAAAGTTATCTCTACTGCTTTGGCTACCACAATGACAACTAGATAGATGTGTAGTTTGCTAGGCTAACCAGTATCAGCAGATCTCGACCGTGTGATTGCTGACGCTTAGCTCAGGGCAGATCTCTGGAATTCAGGAAAAAAATGAGGATCCTTTGCTaatgcttgaaaaaaaaaaatccagtacATGAAAGTAAATAATACTTGGTGAAAACAACAAGAGATTAAGGTTATCAATATATGTGTATTTCTATAATTATGTAAATGTGAAGATTAGAGGGGCTAGAACAGCTAATATAAGTGGAAAACACCTCTATCTAACAACAATAGATGGGATGATAAATTTCCAATACATGAGCACATCCTGAATAGGATACTTGGACTTTGCAAAAATAATAGGAAGAATCATATAAGGGAGAAAAAGATAAGTTACTCAAGGTTTTTAAAAATTCGCAGAACATTTACCGTGCTATTTTAGTATCGATGCTGCAGATCGCTATCTGAACCTTGTACTTCCTTGGGATCATCATCATAAGCATGGCCTCGTCCGCTTAGATGCGTAAATGGTGGGAAATTAGGAATTTATAGTAATCTAAACAGGTCAGGAGCGGGTTACATGATAGCTAATCTTATAAAAATGGAGATCCGATCATTGATGAGCAAAATGGCCCTGATGTTGCTCGAGGATGGTCACCTCTCTGAGAATTTCATTATGGTATATCTCTTAACAAACATAATAGCTAACATTAGTCGCTTTCTGTTATTGATATCTACATTACTTTTTATATGTACGAGTAAAAATAGACATCTAACTTTTCTTGGGGTTACATAGAAAACGGATCATGCATTAGCATAGGAACTTTTATGGGACATGAGAGTGGGCAGTCGAGCGAAGAGAGCGAAGCACTTGATGTTAAGGAGTTGGGATTGGGCAATTAAGTGAAGAGAGGGATCCGAGCATTTAAATTATCTAGTGAAGCATCTAAAGTGTTGAACAAAGATAAGGTCACATGAGAGCCACCTGAGAAAGTACACAAAACGTTAATTAACGAGCCCTAGCTAATTTTGTTATCTAGACTGTAGATAAAAGATTAAGAATAGGGTGGTATTTTTGCATGGGTTGAGCAGTATTTTTTCTGGCATACTCAATTAAATGATCTAGATAGTATTAAGCTATCATCTGAGCATTTCTTAGGATAAGTTTGATATCATCCTACCTAGTAACTCTGTTACGCCATGTTGTGTTAGCTCCTCTGCTGCTCTGCCAACCAATTAGAGGTCATTTGATGGGAGTTTTAATACAACAAAGACATGAGCGTGTGAGCAAGTTGGTTTATCTTTTTATCAGGCATGGATACTTTTGGACATACTCAGTATCGGAAACACGTACATACACTTGAAGATAATTTATGATTTCTTCACAATTATGATGATACATCTACTTTTCTTGTTGGGATCACTTGGTAAGTGCTTGCCATCAACAATACCGGCAGGTACTTTGCTTTCATAGATTTAAGCCAATTTTAGATTAAAAATTGTCATGGACCAGGACGACACAGTCACATTTTAAAGCCATATTCAAGAAACATGGTAGGTTCCTCATGAACCAAGAGCTTGATTTAGACCTAACGACCATCTCGCCGATCCCTGATGATGACTAACAATTGGAACACCCCTAAATTTTAAACCAAAGGGAGAGACCAATTTTCTTGCTATGCAACAGTCTCATCAGGTCCttaccatgcaattctcaaGTCAGACTGCATTACATAATAAAAAGTATACCACTAGAATTGTTGGGTTTTCCCACGGGTAATTAACACTTTCCATCCATACATTATTACTTCATTTCAATGGAAGTTTCAAGCAAAAAAGTCATCAACTCCACAATTCATCATTCCATAATAATAAGCGGTAAACAACAACTAAAACGTAAGCATTTCCTCATACAGCTTTGCCTACTCTTTGACAACTTAACACAGACAGACCAGAAAAAGAGAAACTACTCAGCATAAAGATTAATTACATGGCTGCCTGTAGGTTAAAAATAGATAGACATTTTAAACAGTATAAAAATTTCTTTGCATGTATGGAAATCTCTATCATCAAGATCACTTCAATATTTTGGTTGGTGCATTGTGTTTGCTTTACATTACAATCTCAGGCTTCACAAAATGTGATTTGATCTCTTTGTGAGGCAGGACAACTGCTCCATTAAGGAACACAGTCTCCCCGACATGGACATCCTCTCCGAGCACCGCCATGCTGCTAACTTGAGCTGACTCCCCAACTGTTGAATACCATCCAATGATGCTGCCCGACACATGAGCTGATCTCTTCACCTGCACCCCCTTCATCAGGGTGCATGATGATAACCTCACCCCCGGCTCGATCACACAATTGGGACCAATCACCACATCAGGCCCAATTAAGCACCCTTCACCAATCTTTGCACTCTCATCGATCAACACATTCCCAATGATGTTGCGTCCGACAGCAAGCTCCAATGCTGATTTCCTCCTCAGATAGTCTAAATAAAATCCAAGGCCTGTGAGGTAATCCTTGGGCTGTCCAACATCCATCCAGAATCCATCATAGACCATGGCATATAGGCATCCCTCCTTGGCAATGGAAGGGAAAACTTGCTGTTCTAATGATGAGGGACCAAGTGGAATTCGATTGAGAACAGAGGTGTTCAATAGGTATATGCCTGCATTAATTTTGTTACCTACAAATACTGCAGGTTTCTCAACGAATTTCTTGACCCTACCTGAATTCTCATCCAAAACTACAACTCCATATTTTGATGGCTCAGCCACCTAGACACAttaaagcatatatatatataagtattaGCATCCACTTCCTCACCATGGAAACATAAATCAACGAGAGCAAGGCACGCCATTTTAGTATTGGGTCCCATATCGGTGACACACTGTCACTATGTCAGTACAGtacggtacgggaccggttcagCATACTGAGTATCGGTACACCCCCTGTACCGTATACTAATACCAATCCGGTGCAGTACATTCTGTACCGATCCGCTGCAGTATGTCCCGTACCGATCCGCTGCGGTATGGGACAACGAACCTTGAACAAAAGCATAAAATTCATCAAGAATGTTTGGTTATCTAACTCTCTTTCTTCTATCTTTGATTGTACCCACATCATGAACCGATCTTAGAGAATTCGGGGTGAAAATGAACTCTACCTTGGTTACCATGATTGATGCTTCACCTCCATGAGCATTATGAAATTCAAGCATCTCTTTTAATGGGTATTCACATGTGATATCGCTGTTGAGCACGAAGAATGGCTTGTCAGCCTCCTGAAGCAATTTCTCCTTTGCAAGGGCCAAAGGGCCGGCAGTGCCCATTGGCTCATTTTCTTGAGAGCAGGTGATCTCGATCCCAAGCCTTGATTCAAACTCTTCGAGAAAGCTCAGCATGACCTGTGAAAGAGTAACTATGAAATCGATGAAACAAAATAAACTTGTAGATAGATAAGTGTTTTGCTCACTTGTGGCTGGTAATTGATGGCTAAGATGACTTCAGTTACTCCAGTAGCTTTAAGGGCTTCAATCTGATCAATTTCATGTGGCAATTAAACTTCATATATGAAAAGGTGGAAAAATGACAAATCAACAATGGCTTAAGAATGTAAAGTATAACCTAGTTCTAGAGAGCTATAGTTTGGTTTCAACTAACCTGATGCAAAATCATTGGCTTGTTGGCAAAGTCAACAAGTGGCTTTGGCATGCTGATTGTCAAGGGCCTCAGTTGAGTCCCAAATCCACCTACAAGGATGAGTGCCTTCATGGTGATTTAGTTGCTAATACTCCTTTATCTGGATTACTCTATAATCAGAGTTACCACTTCACAGCTGAACTTCCAACCTTATGACGTGGTCTAAAAAGACAAGCTGGCTTGAAAAACTATGTTCGCTCGAATGAATTTTCTGTATCAAAAATACAACagataaaaaatattcttaatgctAAATTGGGATACATATTAAgaataattactttaaaaatGTAAAAGTATTACTTAAAATTTATGGATCTGTCAGATAACTTTTGAGTTCTTAAACATTCATCAGATGCTGCAGCACAGTCACTAGTCTTAGATAGGATAGCTCAGGTGTACGAAAAAATAGTGACAACCCATAAAGGATTTACAAATTGCAGGTCATAAATAATGTGCTTCTTTAAAGATATAATGGTCTGTCACTTACTCCCTGTCATGACAAGGAAATGAAACCAATGCATTCAGACATGTAGACATAGTACAAATTCGCAAACTCCATGTGGATTCCCATATTCTTAAAGTAAATATTTTCCTAACTACCAATAAGGTGGCATTTGGTGACCCAAATGGAATCACCAAgatgatcttagatcactggTGCCCTTATTTCGGGATAATCTGATCTCCGATGATCTAAAATCACTGTATTTGGTAGGCTATGTTTCAGTGATTAAAGATGCCTAAATATCTGCGAATAATCTATTTGCTATTCCATGGGATCCAAAATCACTGATCTTATAAGACCAAAACTACCAcagatataaaatatattataataaattatcaatacacttattaatatattaattattaatatatttcataaaatcATATTTGTTAATCCTAAAATTATTAATCCTATAAAAACATATGAATTATTATTATacaactaatatttttatttatacttataatatattattattctaataccaatatttatttttattaaaaaataaggcaaatagaagtaatatattaaataatttcataatataaatataaagtacaataatatatttatattataatttaGAATTATAACTAAATAAtgatatgattaataatatattataatatatatatatatatcataaatacaatatatataatatgaatattaatataatataataggaatattgatatattatttttttgctaGACTGAGAGATATTTTTGCCTCCAAATTTCAACCCATGATCATTGCCATAGGGTGATCTTGGATACCCGACCTCAAGGAAGAATTTTCATCACTTGATTGGACGATGATTTGAGAAGTGGGGTTATTTAGAATCACTGCCATGTAGGAACACTATGGTGTAACCAAAtgcggtgatctcatcaccttcATCCACGTCACCCTTAATCTTAGGAtgatcaccccataccaaatgTAGGGGTGCAATCAAGCTAAGCCAAGTAGTTAGAGGTTTGAGCTCGACTTGAATTAAAATACTCGAGATCGAAATTCGACTCAAGATCAATCGAGCCTTGATGTCCAAACTTGAACTCgactcaataaaaaaaaagtaatattcGAGATTGACTCGATTCGAATATCAACCAAGCTATATTCGAGTTCGAACGTAAATTCAAGCCTTGatcataattaaaaatatgattaaaACAAAGATAACTCAAAGATAACAGAGTCCAGCTCAATAATTTCATGATTCCAAAGTCTACCAGAGAAGGGTAGAACGGCAACTATTTGCAAATTCATCACTCCACATAGTTCCAAGCATACCCTAATGATAGAGGAACCCCACCAAATTTAGAATACAAAAGTGGACTTCTAGCTTGAGTCGCTTACCAACTCACTCAAAGAGAGGCCATGCCATCGGATGTGCATCCTGGTTTAATTTTCGTTTCTCATGCTTGATCGCCCTATTAGATCACCTATCATTTTTAAATATACTAATAACACTTACATtaagaaaaaattatatctATAAACAAAAAGGTTTTGCTCACATCAATTCCAGCTCCCAACTCTAATATAACATAGAACAAGTTGACGAAGAAGCAAGGCAGTGCAACTCAAAAGAATAAATAGAACATCATACTACAGTAGAAACCACGAATTAAACCAAACTTATCACCCATTAtaccacaacaaaaaaaaaaacaaatttctgATTCTAATGGCAAACTTTCCATCAAAAGAAACTAGAAAAAAACCCATCAAAATCTTGTATTTAGCTCTCCAacagacccccccccccccccccccccccccccccccccccccccccccaaaaaaaaaaaaaaaaaaaaaaaaaaaaccaccgacattaaaaaaaaagtaccaAAAATAGAATTTTTCCCATCTACTTTCCTGCTTTCTTTCAACACGATACTAGCAACTGTTACATCCGAAGAACTCCCATACATACATACCGATCACAAACCAAAAACTACTAGAAAAGATACATTCCCTCTTTAAAAACAATCAATCGAAAAACCTCCAGTTTTCTCCTATCCCGGAACAAGCTCAGAGATCGAACGCCAAACTGAGACCAAGGCCCAAGAATTCCTCACCTTCAAAGATCGAAGAAGAAACAAGCGAGCCGATTATCTCAGTCGAAGCCGAAAAGCCCCTAACCCTTACCCTAATTTCGAAGACGAGAAATTCTAAACCCTTGGGAGAGAGAGCCGAGTGAGGGCGGAGAGCATCGAGGCACAggagaagaattaaataataataacaataatataaaCAAAAGCCATCGTTTGAAGGTTTTGAAGCGGGTCCATGGCTTCCAGCCGTACACGTGTAAGATTAGTATGAGAAATGACTCAATTGCCTTCGACAGTTTAAAACTCCGGGCTCGCTCCATTGGCGCCTCTACCGGCGGTTGGGTGATGGGGCCCGATGCGATCATGGCCGTTGGTTCGGTGGTTCACTTTTTCTCCAGATCTACGAAACTTGATAAAGCCGATGTGGACCCTTTTTCTCGTTTCCCCGATCAGTTCTTTAGTCAAGATGGGATCCGTGGGAAACCGTTTCTGAAAATTGgaaatttctttggcagtgcTGTAGGTACTGTCGCATTCTTTCATGGCACCATATGAACAGAGAATTTGGAAGATATTAGTTTTCTATGTACATCTAACAATATAAGAAATGAGAGGTTCGTATGTCAGTTTCAAGGATGGGTCATCAGATTTCAATGGCTTGTGTACCTATCTTCTcattaaaaatgataaaattatggttTCCTTCCATAATAATCTTATGGATTGTGAGAAATTGAGGCTATGTCCATCATCCATGCATCCCATTGTTGGAAGTTTTTTTTTGAACGTGTGCCTTAATGCAACGGTAATTATGTTTTATTGTGACCTCGAGATAATGAGTTCAAAATAAGTGCAGATAAAGTTGGGTATATCCGACCATTTCTTAAATTTTATAACCAGAGGAGTCTTATACCCTTGGCTGCCCAAATTGTTggaaattttatttgatatCCTTGAAGCAACTATTCTTTCTATGAATGTTTCCACGTACTGTTATCATTGCTATAGGTTGATGATGCAAATTGTGATGCATTTAGTTGAGCCGATAGGATGAGTGGTTTTTGATGCATTCAAGTATTGTGCATGATAGGTGTCATTGCAAAAAAAGCTTTCATAAATTTGCTGGCGTTACTTTGTCTCTTAGTCGCAATATATACAAACGCATGGTTAAAGAGATGGATTAGGATTTATCAATCCTTTGGCTTGTTATAGGGCCAGCTATCTAGATTGGAGGCTATTATTATTTGATTATATTGGCAAGTCTCCATCTGAGTGCTTTTTGACCTACCTTTAATCGCAACATGGATACATCTCCATCCACTCATGCATGATATCCAAACTGGAATGGGCACTCTCTACTTAGGCCACTCGTTCAACGAACTGTATGAGTGGATAGCATTATCAATCTCTATTTGTTTGTTATTTCTCAATGCTCACCTCCCTCATCCCATAGGAGTTATGAAGTCTCAGCCGGTTAGAAATGGGTTCCAAGTATAAGGTGAAGCAATTAGGTCCATGAGTTATCGTGGGATTGGGACTGACATATTCAAATTAAGACTCAAAAAAGCACTCCTTGATAATATTCTTAGATTAACAATGAGGTGCCGAAGAATGATGATAATATAATACTAGGATGGCCATCTGAATCAACGAGGGAGGGCTCAAAATTGGATATTGCTCAGGATGTTTAGAAATGCTCTTGTTACTACATCAATGCCATCCCATTCATTTTATATCATGTCAAATTACACAACTTGGACCTATGTATGGTCCTTTTGAAAGAATCCTATGCATTTCTTGTCAACACTCTCCTTTGCAACCTCAAGGAGGTCCACCTCCTGCACATATAAACCTTATCTCTTAATGTGAATTACTTAAGAATTAATATGGTTCCTTTGGCTGTGAACTTGTTTCCACCTTATTTGGCTGGAAACAAAAGGGTCCACCATGTGACAATACACCATTTCTTTTTGGATGGCTGAATTTCCTTTGGTACATGGTCACCATCCCTTGATTGTGAAACTTCAATAAATGACCATTGACCTTTTGATTGTGTCCAACTCACTGGTCCCATGAGATATTAACTGCATGGttccttcccttctttttttttggctttttttgGGTGCATGATTAGCCTAAGGACACCCTATTATTTTGATGTATCAGGTCTAAGCGACCTAATTTGTCTAACTTGTAATAACTTTTATGTGAGGTGGTTTTGTATGAGCCTACCAAAGTAGACATTATAACGTGATGGCTCTAGAAAGTTTTGAACATCTCTAATGATATATAGGTGGTGGAAATGCATTAGGGCACAAGCACAGTGGGGTTTGACATGATTCAAATTGGAAAAATGCAGTGGGGTGCAACAATAAATATGGCCCCCATAGAGACCTGGCCTAATTTGGTGGTTGAGGTGCTTGTGGGAGCATATGTTATTGATGAGGATGCCCATCTCAGACTTACAAAGAAATCTCAgccaaaacaaagaaaatatttacATCAAGTAAGCTTCTTGCAGACTCTATATACAATTTTGTTCTAGGATAGCTATGAGTCATGACCAGAATGACCTTTGATAATGGATTATTCTGCTGCTCGATGGATCATAAGGAGGCTAAATGCCTTGAATGTTAATTTAAGATTCTTGTTGGTCATATGATGGAAATGAATCTATTCGCTTTGGCCCATCCTTCTTCCCATTTCTCATATTTTGCTCAAATTATGAGAAAATTCTACCTATATGTTGTAATAATCTTTAGCTTAACCAAAATTGATTACTACCATCCCTAGGGTGGGGTATTTTTGAACCTAGGAAGAGCCGACACCATACCAAGCGCAACAGACATGCCAAGGCCAATAAATGAAGTAGGTTGCTCGACTCCATCACCCCATAGTTTACCTATGTACAGTCGATGATTAGAGTTAGACCTAGAACTCTGACTAATCTTAGGTTTTGTTTTGGAATCTCTCTAAGTTTCTATAACACAATTGCATTAAAACTTGTATTTTGACAATTTGGACCGTAAGCAGGTTGCACTCATCATTATATAATCTTTTTTCTAGATCATGCAGGAACCGTAGAGGTCTAGTCTTGCAATTACAACCATCTATGCATCACGCCGCAGCCTAGCCTACAAACTCACATTGGTCATGCCACCTCTCTCCAGTTCAACCACCAACTAGAGAGGATATGAGCCCTAGACCAACAAAAATCAGCTTTAAGATTTTCCGACAGAGAGATGTCTTGGACAATGTTGAAAAATCAGGATCAGTACTTTAGATGGTGGATCCATGTAAAAGAAAAAGTTTTGGGAGTGCTACCCTTGGATTGTTCAGTGGGGTGACTTCTTTGGTCATTCCTTCACAATCCAATCACATAAAAAGCATCACGCATCATAGGGTGGATTTGTAATTGTAACAAAGGATATTCCAATAtatgatgaattttgatgattatatcATGCGGTGAAATGGGGGATAAGGATTCATGTAGCCAACACTAACTAGTTAGAGATTAAGCCTTACTTGAGTTGAGTTGAGTCGAGTCGAGGTCGTGCAACGAAATACATAGAAGGCAGCAAGATATTGAAAAGTGTGATGAATTCATTGAAAAATGGGCTGCTTGTTTGAGAtgcaaaaatattgtggcagaCCACCTGCTCCATAGCTGATATGCTCAATGTATCATTGCGCTCAGTTTGGTTGAGGTGATCTTTCTTCATGGTCGTGGTCCTTCCACATATGACTTCTTTCCCTCCTCTTTTTTCGCCCTCCCTTCAACTTTATTTTCACTTATCAACCACCTCTTTTGTGCAGGATGTTTCAGTATATGAATTTGACTCTGACATGAAATGTCAAAACCTCATTATCTGGTATGAGAGGCGAAAATAGGCTAAATCTTAGCTAGGACTATGTCACTATAAGGGAGGAAGAGTCTACCGGCGAAAGGACAAGATATAAGAAAACCTTGATAGATGTTGTGGGAGAAGATTCAAGGATGCTGGTGACCGAGAAGTAGTTCAATAAAAAGATTGAGAATAAGAAAAATACAAGCATCAATCTCTGAATCGAAGTTAATATGTTCAGTTTCGCTTAGGTTTCTCTGTCTTCTTGAGAAAAGCCATCTATGTTGAAATATATTATTCATTATCCATATGACAAGGATAATTgagattttttaataaaaaagaaaggtgAAAACAAAGGGGGTTTAAGCAGGACAATTCAGCTAATTGAGAACCCAAATTCTGAAAATATATGCATAACCCTGATTGGATACATAACTCAGAATCTGAAACTAATACTCGATACAACGAAacaaaagatttaaacatatacagtGCTTTATAAAGCACACTCAGACAATCATCCCAAATTAAATGGCAGTATCTTGAACATCCAAGTCTAACATGAATATTGTTCCTACAATGATCTACACACCTCAAGCATACCAAAACTGTTTATTGTAGGGGCTAATAGAGAAATAGAATTCATTAAAGGGAAAATCTCCACACATCTTGGGTGAAGAGGAGATAGAGATGTAGCAGTCTTCATTCGTAGTACATGCATTACTGCCTCAGTTACCGAAAGATTAGCGGATGAAGTTTTGGATGTCAGAGATTTCCATCATTACCATATCCATAGTTTCAGTTATTAGGCTTGTGCTCAGTGCTTGGTGAAGCCTGTTAAAGAGAGtgcaaaagaaaacattaaGATTTGCAGTCCTTTGTTAACTTCCTCAAATACATAATTATGTGAAAGCATCAAATATGAGACATGGCAAATGGCAGTTTTGATAACTTGAACAGTCCAAGATTGAAATAGAAAAAGGCACACCAACAGACACAATGGAATAATGCAAGAGAATAATCAGGAATTCTAATGGGTGCTgtttataaaacaaaaagctATTTCAAGGAGGACTAACCCCAACTGATGTCACAAAATTGCAGACAGCGCACTTCACGGATCCTGCTCCATATTGGTACATGAGCAGCATTTGGCAGTTCCCACAATTGACATGTGCTACCTGATTTGCTGCCGCCAATTATTTGAAGTTCATTCAATATATATGTAGGAATCCCACATTCATCATTAGCTTATTTCCATATTTGAACACAGTAAGAACATCAGCAAAGCCTAACATTTTCATATCATATATTGAAATTCTTATTTTTACTATGTGCTTGCCGATCAGAAAATTCTATATATGTTTCCTGTTTTCTGAATCTTTTGCTTACATTTAAACAGTACTAAGAAGATAAGTAGGTACCAGCCATACAAAATACCTCGAAGCTTTGTGGGAAGCTTGTCTAGCCTTTTACTAAAAGTTACCCTTGTCTGTTGCATAAAATTTCAGGAGGTCTGCTTCGACGGGATCCAGTCTACTGTTTCCTGTTCATGTGGGTTTTGCTCTCTAAATGGGTCTTCAAGCAGGCCATAAGTTCTGAGTTTGTTGGATGCTTTAACAttgtaatttttgaaatcaataTGGCTTGTCGATGTAATTGATGCAGCAGTAATTGATGAGGATATACGATACCAGTTAAGCACACTGACCATTAACTTGCGTTTTGTGGTTGCACAATCACTCTGGCATGCCTCGTGTAGTATTTTAATAAGTTAAAAGCACATAGAGATCCATGAATCAGAGTATGTTTCCTTGTTtggaaaaaataattattatgcaTATGTAGAGACTGCCAACATTTCATAACCAAACATAACACTCATAATTGAAGGAAATATTCCAAGATTACTACCCCATTCATGAACAGGAGTACTATCTAAAACATTTGTACTATGCAAAGATCATGTTTCTTTATGATATAGAAAGGTTTTAAGGTCTCTAACTTCTACCGGGAAAAACTGGGTACCACATATAGTGGCTGTAGCACCATTGCTGTCAAAAATTGTTCAAATTTCAAGACCATTTCTTGTTCATCAAAATGAGTCTGCGCCTATCCATGTCCATTGTTGGCTACATGAACATATTCTATCATGAAATAAGAGTTGCATCTTTCTAAATAGCATGGCCAATTCTTAACTAGATAAAAGAAACAAGCTTCTAGCTGTACTTCTATACCTCCTCTCTAGTAAGTTAGATTAGCCCCGAATATTGGAGTCAGCACAATTTCCTTACCTTCTAAAGCCAGGTTGATGGTGTGACAACAAGAGCATTGCACACTAGTTGCTCCACGTATGTACATCAGAAGAGTGTGACATCCTCCGCAGACTAACCGAGCCATCTCTGTTCCTGTTGCAAACTCAAAAAGTGGTGACAATTATGTCTGAGAACTGACATCAAAAAATGTTGAGACCAGAGAGTCAGAGGCCATTCTCAAAAACTGTTTTTAAGTTGATTGCTATTATGGATTTGCCCACCTAATGATGTAATCCTGTTTGAATCCAATGGCACACATATAGTCTGTTTTAGATGCCACAAGGGGCATGTGCCATATTAATTCATA is from Phoenix dactylifera cultivar Barhee BC4 chromosome 18, palm_55x_up_171113_PBpolish2nd_filt_p, whole genome shotgun sequence and encodes:
- the LOC103714033 gene encoding protein LSD1 isoform X2, which gives rise to MPVPLAPYPNSSVPFTPPNGGQNQLVCSGCRNLLLYPLGATSICCAICNAVTAAPPPGTEMARLVCGGCHTLLMYIRGATSVQCSCCHTINLALEGSTCQLWELPNAAHVPIWSRIREVRCLQFCDISWGFTKH
- the LOC103714035 gene encoding mannose-1-phosphate guanylyltransferase 1-like; its protein translation is MKALILVGGFGTQLRPLTISMPKPLVDFANKPMILHQIEALKATGVTEVILAINYQPQVMLSFLEEFESRLGIEITCSQENEPMGTAGPLALAKEKLLQEADKPFFVLNSDITCEYPLKEMLEFHNAHGGEASIMVTKVAEPSKYGVVVLDENSGRVKKFVEKPAVFVGNKINAGIYLLNTSVLNRIPLGPSSLEQQVFPSIAKEGCLYAMVYDGFWMDVGQPKDYLTGLGFYLDYLRRKSALELAVGRNIIGNVLIDESAKIGEGCLIGPDVVIGPNCVIEPGVRLSSCTLMKGVQVKRSAHVSGSIIGWYSTVGESAQVSSMAVLGEDVHVGETVFLNGAVVLPHKEIKSHFVKPEIVM
- the LOC103714033 gene encoding protein LSD1 isoform X1 codes for the protein MPVPLAPYPNSSVPFTPPNGGQNQLVCSGCRNLLLYPLGATSICCAICNAVTAAPPPGTEMARLVCGGCHTLLMYIRGATSVQCSCCHTINLALEANQVAHVNCGNCQMLLMYQYGAGSVKCAVCNFVTSVGASPSTEHKPNN